One genomic region from Halococcus qingdaonensis encodes:
- a CDS encoding maleate cis-trans isomerase family protein codes for MTGWRARLGLIVPSSNTTAEPELTTACPAGTSVHAARMPLEDVTADDLDAMADRAIECAELLAHAGVDVVAYDCTTGSLLHGHGFDAELEAEIATTADCPAVATALSVERALDALDCRRIALATPYVDDLTQREVAYLEESGREVVAVDGLEITANTDIGALTPKDAYQQVDTLLADADDPDGVFVSCTNYPSLPVVETLEADFGLPVVTSNAATLWDALRTVDVDTAGSGQLFARGR; via the coding sequence ATGACTGGTTGGCGCGCCCGGCTTGGGCTCATCGTTCCCTCCTCGAACACGACCGCCGAACCGGAGCTGACGACCGCTTGCCCGGCGGGGACGAGCGTCCACGCCGCCCGGATGCCTCTCGAAGACGTCACCGCGGACGATCTCGACGCGATGGCCGACCGCGCGATCGAGTGTGCGGAGCTGCTGGCTCACGCCGGCGTCGATGTCGTGGCCTACGACTGTACGACCGGCAGTCTCCTGCACGGACACGGCTTCGACGCCGAGCTGGAAGCGGAGATCGCGACGACGGCGGACTGCCCGGCCGTGGCGACCGCGCTCTCGGTCGAGCGGGCTCTCGATGCGCTCGACTGCCGGCGTATCGCTCTCGCCACACCGTACGTGGACGATCTCACCCAACGGGAGGTGGCCTACCTCGAAGAAAGCGGCCGCGAGGTCGTCGCCGTCGACGGACTCGAAATCACGGCGAACACCGACATCGGCGCACTCACGCCCAAAGACGCCTACCAACAGGTCGACACGCTTCTGGCCGACGCCGACGATCCCGACGGCGTCTTCGTCTCGTGTACGAACTACCCGTCATTGCCGGTCGTCGAGACCCTCGAAGCCGATTTCGGGCTGCCGGTCGTCACCAGCAACGCGGCGACGCTGTGGGATGCGCTCCGGACGGTCGATGTCGATACTGCCGGTTCAGGCCAGTTGTTCGCTCGCGGACGGTAG
- a CDS encoding hydantoinase B/oxoprolinase family protein, whose product MSSDEPALDAVTLEIIRNQLEGIAEEMGEVLITSAYSPNIKERRDCSTALFDADGRLVAQAEHIPVHLGAMPEAVAAVLDHDPRPGDVFVLNDPFAGGTHLPDITMVSPITLGEDAADDEIVGYAVSRAHHADVGGMTPGSMPAGAREIHQEGLRLPPTRLVEGGEIDTDVRELILANVRNARERWADLRAQLAANERGGERLRSLLDEHGREQLLAAFDAVIDYSRERITSELAALPDGTWSASDALEGDGVTDAEIPVEVHVTLDGGKAKVDFTGTADQVAGNLNAPLAVAKSAVYFVFRCVTDPEIPPNQGCYEPITVTVPEGTLLNPEPPAAVVGGNVETSQRVTDVTFAALADAAPEVVPAGGQGTMNNLTIGGRTDGGNEEFSYYETIGGGFGARPDKDGMDGVQVGMTNTLNTPVEALEAAYPLTVERYALRSNSGGAGRYRGGLGIERSVRLETSATVSLLTERRRIAPRGIAGGEDGATGENRIDGEPVPAKTTREVAAGTTVTVRTPGGGGHGEPAERDPELEARDRADEKTGVDEP is encoded by the coding sequence ATGAGCAGTGACGAGCCGGCACTCGATGCGGTCACGCTCGAAATCATCCGGAACCAGCTCGAAGGCATCGCCGAGGAGATGGGCGAAGTGCTCATCACGAGCGCGTACTCGCCGAACATCAAGGAACGTCGGGACTGCTCGACCGCGCTGTTCGACGCCGACGGGCGGCTCGTCGCCCAAGCCGAACACATTCCTGTGCATCTCGGTGCGATGCCCGAGGCGGTCGCCGCGGTTCTCGACCACGATCCACGTCCGGGCGACGTGTTCGTGCTCAACGATCCCTTCGCCGGCGGAACGCATCTCCCGGACATCACGATGGTCTCGCCGATCACTCTCGGGGAGGACGCTGCCGACGACGAGATCGTCGGCTACGCCGTCTCGCGCGCTCACCACGCCGACGTCGGCGGGATGACGCCCGGGAGCATGCCGGCCGGTGCGCGCGAGATCCACCAGGAAGGGCTGCGCCTCCCGCCGACGCGACTCGTCGAGGGTGGCGAGATCGACACGGATGTTCGCGAGCTGATCCTCGCGAACGTTCGCAACGCCCGAGAGCGCTGGGCGGATCTGCGCGCCCAGCTCGCGGCCAACGAGCGCGGCGGCGAGCGCCTGCGATCGCTGCTCGACGAGCACGGCCGCGAACAACTGCTCGCCGCGTTCGATGCGGTGATCGACTACTCGCGCGAGCGGATCACGAGCGAACTCGCCGCCCTGCCCGACGGCACCTGGAGTGCGAGCGATGCCCTCGAAGGCGATGGCGTGACCGACGCCGAGATCCCTGTCGAGGTGCACGTCACGCTCGACGGCGGCAAGGCGAAGGTCGATTTCACGGGCACGGCCGACCAGGTCGCGGGCAACCTGAACGCGCCGCTCGCGGTGGCCAAGAGCGCCGTCTACTTCGTGTTTCGCTGTGTGACCGATCCCGAGATCCCGCCGAACCAGGGCTGTTACGAACCGATCACCGTCACCGTCCCCGAGGGAACGCTACTGAATCCCGAGCCGCCAGCGGCTGTCGTCGGCGGCAACGTCGAGACGAGCCAGCGCGTGACCGACGTCACCTTCGCCGCGCTCGCCGACGCCGCACCCGAGGTGGTGCCCGCAGGCGGTCAGGGAACGATGAACAACCTCACGATCGGCGGGCGGACCGACGGCGGGAACGAGGAGTTCTCGTACTACGAGACGATCGGCGGCGGTTTCGGTGCCCGGCCCGACAAGGACGGGATGGACGGCGTCCAGGTCGGCATGACGAACACCCTGAACACGCCCGTGGAGGCGCTCGAAGCGGCCTATCCGCTCACCGTCGAGCGCTACGCGCTCCGCTCGAACAGCGGCGGCGCGGGACGCTATCGCGGCGGACTGGGGATCGAGCGCTCTGTCAGACTCGAAACCAGCGCGACGGTGTCGCTACTCACCGAACGACGCCGCATCGCACCCCGTGGCATCGCCGGCGGCGAGGACGGCGCGACCGGCGAGAACCGCATCGACGGGGAGCCCGTCCCGGCGAAGACGACCCGTGAGGTGGCGGCCGGCACCACGGTTACCGTCCGCACGCCTGGCGGTGGCGGTCACGGCGAACCCGCCGAGCGTGATCCGGAACTCGAAGCCCGCGATCGTGCGGACGAAAAGACGGGGGTCGACGAGCCATGA
- a CDS encoding hydantoinase/oxoprolinase family protein, whose translation MSDANPDIEAHDIRLSVDVGGTFTDVVLLGGDDLTTAKVPSTADQSEGVIEGIEKACAEAAVAPEEIDSFAHGMTVSVNALLEEAGATTALVTTAGFRDVLEIGRQDRPALYDLDAEKPTPLVPRRRRYELTERATVDGIETPIDEDEVRALAAELDEDVESIAVCLLHAYAHPDNERRVAELLREECDAHVSVSHEVLAEFREYERTATTVADAYVTPAIDSYIRRLETRAEELGVPAPRVMQSNGGIADPTTVRENAITTVLSGPAAGVVGAETTATGQADDLEGLITFDMGGTSSDVSLVRDGDVERTTDATIDGRPIGVPMVDLTTVGAGGGSVAWVDTGGALRVGPESAGANPGPACYGRGGTTPTVTDANVVLGYIGGSSALGGELELDEEAAHDALAALADEADLDGPVEAARGVYRVANATMTRAIRSITVERGHDPRRFGLVAFGGAGPMHATALTDALDIERVVVPRACGVLSAYGLLAADEKHDAVRTHRTSLADLNTDAVETTYDEIAARVSTDSSDPDAARIKRAADCRYAGQSFELTIPVEEPIDPDGLAERFQQAHETVYGYRMDDAVELVTLRTTATIEREPTTPTYVGDGEPRKDSRTVIFGDERYETPVYAREALATDHELTGPVILEGGESTVVVPPLWSGTISTDGTLVLEREVSR comes from the coding sequence ATGAGCGATGCGAATCCAGACATCGAGGCTCACGACATTCGCCTCAGTGTCGACGTCGGCGGGACGTTCACTGATGTCGTCCTCCTCGGTGGCGACGACCTCACGACCGCGAAGGTGCCGAGCACCGCGGACCAGAGTGAGGGCGTGATCGAGGGCATCGAGAAAGCCTGCGCCGAGGCCGCCGTCGCCCCCGAAGAGATCGACTCGTTCGCCCACGGGATGACCGTCTCGGTCAACGCCCTCCTCGAAGAGGCTGGCGCGACGACGGCGCTGGTCACGACCGCCGGATTCAGGGACGTCCTCGAGATCGGCCGCCAGGACCGGCCCGCGCTGTACGACCTCGACGCCGAGAAGCCGACGCCACTGGTCCCCCGTCGGCGACGGTACGAACTCACCGAACGCGCGACCGTCGACGGCATCGAGACGCCGATCGACGAGGACGAGGTGCGGGCACTCGCTGCCGAACTCGACGAGGATGTCGAATCCATCGCGGTCTGTCTGCTCCACGCGTACGCCCATCCCGACAACGAGCGCCGTGTCGCCGAACTCCTCCGCGAGGAGTGTGACGCCCACGTCTCGGTCTCCCACGAGGTACTGGCGGAGTTCCGCGAGTACGAACGCACCGCCACGACAGTCGCCGACGCGTACGTCACCCCGGCGATCGACAGCTACATCCGTCGGCTCGAAACCCGTGCCGAGGAGTTGGGCGTTCCCGCACCGCGCGTAATGCAGTCCAACGGCGGCATCGCCGACCCGACGACCGTCCGCGAGAACGCCATCACCACCGTCCTGTCAGGACCGGCGGCGGGCGTCGTCGGTGCCGAAACGACGGCTACCGGCCAGGCCGACGATCTGGAGGGGCTCATCACCTTCGATATGGGCGGGACCTCCTCGGACGTGAGCCTCGTCCGCGACGGCGATGTCGAACGCACGACCGACGCCACGATCGATGGCCGTCCGATCGGCGTGCCGATGGTCGATCTCACGACCGTGGGTGCTGGCGGCGGTTCGGTCGCGTGGGTCGATACGGGCGGCGCGCTGCGCGTCGGCCCCGAAAGCGCGGGGGCGAATCCAGGGCCTGCCTGCTACGGCCGCGGCGGCACCACGCCGACGGTCACGGACGCGAACGTCGTCCTCGGCTATATCGGCGGGAGCTCCGCGCTCGGCGGCGAACTCGAACTCGACGAGGAGGCGGCCCACGACGCGCTCGCCGCTCTCGCCGACGAAGCCGACCTCGACGGGCCGGTCGAAGCCGCCCGTGGGGTCTACCGCGTGGCGAACGCGACGATGACCCGCGCGATCCGCTCGATTACCGTCGAGCGTGGTCACGACCCCCGCCGGTTCGGCCTCGTGGCCTTCGGCGGCGCGGGACCGATGCACGCGACTGCGCTGACCGACGCCCTCGATATCGAACGGGTCGTCGTCCCGCGTGCCTGTGGCGTGCTGTCGGCCTACGGGCTCCTGGCGGCCGACGAGAAACACGACGCCGTTCGTACTCACCGGACATCGCTCGCCGATCTCAATACCGATGCCGTCGAGACCACCTACGACGAGATCGCCGCACGCGTCAGCACGGATTCGTCGGATCCGGACGCGGCCCGCATCAAGCGGGCGGCCGACTGTCGATACGCCGGCCAGAGTTTCGAACTCACGATCCCTGTCGAGGAGCCGATCGATCCGGACGGGCTCGCCGAACGGTTCCAGCAAGCCCACGAGACCGTCTACGGCTATCGGATGGACGATGCGGTCGAACTCGTCACGCTCCGGACGACGGCCACCATCGAGCGCGAACCGACGACACCCACGTACGTCGGCGACGGCGAACCACGAAAAGACAGCCGAACGGTGATTTTCGGTGATGAACGCTACGAGACGCCGGTCTACGCTCGCGAAGCCCTCGCCACCGACCACGAACTGACCGGCCCGGTGATTCTTGAAGGTGGCGAGAGCACCGTCGTCGTGCCACCGTTATGGAGCGGGACGATCAGTACGGACGGCACGCTCGTCCTCGAACGGGAGGTGAGTCGATGA
- a CDS encoding SHOCT domain-containing protein codes for MGWLRRHSLAISSIVLLVSSVLLAVVLGYAGLVAYSGLAAGTALASVLTELAVPYLPIVALLLVLVVVSGTVATWSALRRLSIPRSERFGTAAERIEQRYPAIDGLGISEFVSPPEPTTEDALADLKRRYVAGELDEAAFERKLDRLVANESVDDVRAERERRAVLDESSNGSGR; via the coding sequence ATGGGCTGGTTGCGCAGACACTCGCTCGCGATCTCGTCGATCGTGTTGCTGGTCTCTAGCGTCCTGTTGGCCGTCGTGCTCGGCTACGCGGGGTTGGTCGCCTACTCGGGACTCGCGGCGGGTACAGCGCTCGCCAGCGTGCTCACGGAGCTCGCCGTCCCCTATCTCCCGATCGTGGCATTGCTGCTGGTGCTCGTCGTCGTCTCCGGGACCGTCGCGACGTGGAGCGCGCTGCGCCGGCTGTCGATCCCGAGAAGCGAGCGGTTCGGCACCGCGGCCGAACGGATCGAGCAACGCTATCCCGCCATCGATGGATTGGGGATCTCCGAGTTCGTCTCGCCGCCCGAACCGACGACCGAGGACGCGCTCGCGGACCTGAAGCGACGGTACGTCGCCGGCGAACTCGACGAGGCAGCGTTCGAGCGAAAGCTCGACCGCCTCGTTGCTAACGAATCGGTCGACGACGTCCGTGCTGAGCGCGAGCGGAGAGCCGTTCTGGACGAATCCTCGAACGGTTCCGGTCGTTGA
- a CDS encoding metal-dependent hydrolase family protein: protein MLVIENATVVDATGAREGPLTIENGRIEHIGKAPDDPDDVIDGGGGVIAPGLIDSHVHVSMDGRADTASLTGQSPSTLAYHAAANLERTVRAGVTTVRDLGSPGTLGPDTRDAIAEGIIDGPRVIPCGSPVVITGGHGHWFGREADGPAEVRKAVREQLKNGAEVIKTMASGGVLTEGADIGGHEMSPDELETLVATANAKDRPTAAHCHSTESIANATAAGIDSIEHGTFMDDATAAAMADAGTYWVPTASALHGIVDHGTDAGIPDWAVTKAREATDAFEDAWTHALDHDVPIAMGTDAGTPFNDHADAAHELELMVEYGLDPERAFAAATVNAADLLRLEDVGTLEPGSRADCVVLDSDPREDESAYCDPQAVVADGTVVR from the coding sequence GTGCTCGTCATCGAGAACGCGACCGTCGTCGACGCGACCGGTGCCCGAGAGGGGCCACTGACGATCGAGAACGGCCGGATCGAACACATCGGGAAAGCTCCGGACGACCCCGACGACGTCATCGACGGCGGTGGCGGCGTGATCGCCCCGGGGCTGATCGACTCGCACGTCCACGTCTCGATGGATGGCCGAGCCGATACCGCGTCGCTGACTGGGCAATCACCATCGACGCTCGCCTACCATGCCGCCGCGAACCTCGAACGGACGGTCCGTGCGGGCGTGACGACGGTTCGCGATCTCGGCTCGCCGGGGACTCTCGGGCCGGACACGCGCGATGCGATCGCCGAGGGGATCATCGACGGCCCGCGCGTGATCCCCTGCGGTTCGCCAGTCGTCATCACCGGCGGTCACGGCCACTGGTTCGGACGGGAAGCCGACGGGCCGGCCGAGGTGCGAAAAGCAGTCAGGGAGCAGTTGAAGAACGGGGCCGAGGTGATCAAGACGATGGCGAGCGGTGGCGTGCTCACCGAGGGTGCCGACATCGGCGGTCATGAGATGTCGCCCGACGAACTCGAAACGCTCGTCGCCACGGCGAACGCGAAGGACCGCCCGACCGCGGCGCACTGTCACAGCACCGAGAGCATCGCCAACGCGACGGCCGCCGGCATCGACAGCATCGAACACGGCACCTTCATGGACGACGCGACGGCGGCGGCGATGGCCGACGCGGGAACGTACTGGGTGCCGACGGCCTCGGCCCTCCACGGGATCGTCGATCACGGCACCGACGCCGGAATCCCCGACTGGGCGGTCACGAAGGCTCGGGAAGCGACCGACGCTTTCGAGGACGCATGGACGCACGCGCTCGACCACGACGTCCCGATCGCGATGGGCACCGACGCCGGCACGCCGTTCAACGATCACGCCGACGCCGCCCACGAGCTCGAACTGATGGTCGAGTACGGACTGGATCCCGAACGGGCCTTCGCGGCGGCGACGGTGAACGCCGCCGACCTCCTCAGGCTCGAAGACGTCGGAACGCTCGAACCGGGCTCCCGTGCCGACTGTGTCGTGCTCGACAGCGATCCTCGCGAGGACGAAAGCGCATACTGCGACCCGCAGGCGGTCGTCGCGGATGGCACTGTCGTTCGGTGA
- a CDS encoding DUF7342 family protein has translation MSDEPNRNWTESLSAAERVEAVALTVGQPRTANWIAGEAEVAHETATKYLERLVDDGKLRTDSRGRQTTYEPDPVGQYLVEMRELYDSHSPDELAASLEDMNEQIAGWKDKYDVKTPNQLRASLASGDDSRDGGERRRTAREWEHLAARRRLVEDALRLHDRFPSDPRSASV, from the coding sequence ATGAGCGACGAGCCGAATCGAAACTGGACCGAGAGTCTGTCGGCGGCCGAGCGTGTCGAGGCGGTTGCGCTCACGGTCGGTCAGCCCCGAACGGCCAACTGGATCGCCGGAGAGGCAGAGGTCGCCCACGAGACGGCAACGAAGTATCTCGAACGGCTCGTCGACGACGGAAAACTACGCACGGACTCGCGAGGTCGGCAAACGACCTACGAGCCCGATCCGGTCGGTCAGTATCTCGTCGAGATGCGTGAGCTCTACGACTCACACTCACCCGACGAACTTGCCGCCAGTCTCGAAGACATGAACGAGCAAATCGCCGGCTGGAAGGACAAATACGACGTCAAAACACCGAATCAGCTGCGAGCGAGTCTCGCGAGTGGAGACGACAGTAGGGACGGCGGCGAGCGTCGTCGTACCGCTCGTGAATGGGAACATCTCGCGGCGCGTCGTCGGCTCGTCGAGGACGCCCTTCGCCTTCACGATCGGTTTCCCAGCGATCCGCGTTCGGCATCTGTATGA
- a CDS encoding FxLYD domain-containing protein: MNRREFVAVGAGGGALLVAGLGAVLGDGRLDDGPAYGAVATPPSSGTITLDNGLEASLYANGTVALFGASLTVDIEGGTAIAGRLRNVSEEPLEEVRLRVEFLGEGEAVLAQGWVAERSLSTGADWEFVVSYPGDDPDRIAAAAIAEIDAY, from the coding sequence ATGAACCGCAGGGAGTTCGTCGCCGTCGGTGCTGGGGGCGGGGCACTGCTGGTCGCCGGTCTGGGGGCCGTCCTCGGCGACGGCCGTCTCGACGACGGTCCCGCCTACGGCGCGGTCGCCACGCCGCCCAGCTCCGGAACGATAACGCTCGACAACGGGCTGGAAGCCTCGCTGTACGCCAACGGCACCGTCGCCCTCTTCGGCGCGTCGCTGACCGTCGACATCGAGGGTGGGACGGCCATCGCTGGACGACTGCGAAACGTTTCCGAAGAGCCACTCGAGGAGGTCCGGCTCAGGGTGGAATTCCTCGGCGAGGGAGAGGCAGTTCTGGCGCAGGGCTGGGTCGCCGAACGGAGCCTCTCGACCGGCGCAGACTGGGAGTTCGTCGTCTCCTACCCCGGCGACGACCCCGACCGCATCGCGGCGGCGGCCATCGCCGAAATCGACGCCTACTGA
- a CDS encoding RNA-guided endonuclease InsQ/TnpB family protein has translation MDLTLRFRAYPDDPTESEAWRHIDIHRQIRNHAVRDYYHAEWNDRPSAYDQHSKLTDWKREWPTFAEVSAHAAQQTVSQIHRDLTVLKEHRQNGRKVGRLKWQGAGDFRSVAYQSEGYNVDHNTGRDGYATLHLSKIGDMPIRTHRNLPETDDIKRVALKKETTGEWFATFVIEADEPEKPDPKEIDRNDCVGVDLGILSYIHTSDDCSVEPLALSDEYDRYAREQRSLDRKEHGSANWEKQRRAVATARRHIKRKVLDFQHKLSSWLVTEYEVVCVEDLDVKPMLETSQSAKNKQDAAWSQFLSLLEYKADLHGTHIVSVDPRNTTKECNRCGVKTDKPLWVREHSCPACGHEEDRDLNAAKNILDRGLEQIGAGCSESTPVQTALPAFTRVRVDAKRVVEAGSPAA, from the coding sequence ATGGACCTCACGCTTCGTTTCCGTGCATATCCCGACGATCCCACGGAGAGCGAGGCGTGGCGGCACATCGACATCCACCGCCAGATACGGAATCACGCGGTGCGTGACTACTATCACGCCGAGTGGAACGACCGACCGAGTGCCTACGACCAGCACTCGAAACTCACCGATTGGAAGCGCGAGTGGCCGACCTTCGCGGAAGTTTCGGCGCACGCCGCCCAACAGACCGTCTCGCAGATCCACCGCGACCTGACCGTCCTCAAGGAACATCGGCAGAACGGGCGGAAGGTCGGACGGCTCAAGTGGCAGGGCGCGGGTGACTTTCGTTCGGTTGCGTATCAGTCCGAGGGCTACAACGTGGATCACAACACGGGCCGGGACGGATATGCAACCCTTCACCTCTCGAAGATCGGCGATATGCCCATTCGCACCCATCGGAACCTGCCGGAAACGGATGATATCAAACGGGTCGCTCTCAAGAAGGAGACCACCGGCGAGTGGTTCGCCACGTTCGTCATCGAGGCCGACGAACCCGAGAAGCCCGACCCGAAGGAGATCGACCGTAACGACTGCGTGGGCGTGGATCTCGGCATCCTCTCGTACATCCATACGTCCGATGACTGCTCGGTCGAGCCGCTCGCCCTCTCCGACGAATACGACCGCTATGCGCGCGAACAGCGGTCGCTCGACCGAAAGGAACACGGGTCGGCCAACTGGGAGAAACAGCGGCGGGCGGTGGCGACGGCGAGACGCCACATCAAACGGAAAGTCCTCGACTTTCAGCACAAGCTGAGCTCGTGGCTCGTGACCGAGTACGAAGTGGTGTGCGTGGAAGACCTCGATGTGAAGCCGATGCTCGAAACTTCACAGTCGGCGAAGAACAAACAGGACGCGGCATGGTCGCAGTTCCTCTCGCTCCTTGAATACAAGGCCGATCTGCATGGAACACACATCGTGTCGGTCGATCCTCGGAATACGACGAAGGAGTGCAACCGATGCGGCGTGAAGACCGACAAGCCGCTGTGGGTGCGCGAACACTCGTGTCCGGCCTGCGGCCACGAGGAAGACCGTGACCTGAACGCGGCGAAGAATATTCTTGACAGAGGTCTCGAACAGATAGGGGCGGGATGCTCCGAATCAACGCCCGTGCAGACTGCGCTCCCTGCGTTCACTCGCGTTCGAGTGGATGCAAAGCGCGTCGTCGAAGCGGGAAGCCCCGCGGCTTGA
- a CDS encoding redoxin domain-containing protein, which yields MISNGDTAPTFSATVGTSDHEPFELDEHLGDGPVVLAFFPGAFTPPCTNEMVALQDHREEFQDAGATLLGVSADSAFSLGAFRDEYDIEFDLVSDMSREAIEAYDLEIDIEDLGLYGIANRAVYVLDEDGTVIYDWVADDPTNEPEYDAILDAVES from the coding sequence ATGATTTCCAACGGCGATACTGCACCCACATTTTCCGCGACGGTCGGCACGAGCGACCACGAACCGTTCGAACTCGACGAGCATCTCGGCGACGGACCGGTCGTTCTCGCGTTCTTCCCGGGTGCGTTCACGCCCCCGTGCACGAACGAGATGGTCGCCCTGCAGGACCACCGAGAAGAGTTCCAGGACGCCGGCGCGACCCTGCTCGGCGTGAGCGCCGATTCAGCGTTCTCGCTCGGTGCATTCCGCGATGAGTACGACATCGAGTTCGATCTCGTGAGCGACATGAGTCGTGAGGCGATCGAAGCGTACGATCTGGAGATCGACATCGAGGATCTGGGTCTCTACGGCATCGCGAACCGCGCGGTCTACGTGCTCGACGAAGACGGCACCGTGATCTACGACTGGGTCGCCGACGATCCGACGAACGAGCCGGAGTACGACGCGATCCTCGACGCCGTCGAATCGTAA
- a CDS encoding AIR synthase family protein, with product MSKLSPAELEQYVFSRTGDANENLLVGPREAEDAAAIETGAGTLVVSTDPVSLAVERIGRIGVAVASNDVAASGGVPEYVVSTILLPELDEDVLDTITRQLHATCERLGLTIVGGHTESVAGLERPLLSLTCLGYTDRFVSTTTATPGDRVLLTKGAGIEATAVLASDFQERIDTDEDTFERALSFFDELSVMAEAAVCTPVATAMHDPTEGGVLGGLVEIARASDVDLVLDGDAVPVRPTTREFCAAMDVDPLRVLGSGALLATVPADEAAGTLDALEEEGIAATDIGHVGMVSGNAPAVVRDGQRRTEMVQDGMYALWG from the coding sequence ATGAGCAAGCTCTCACCGGCGGAGCTGGAGCAGTACGTGTTCTCACGGACCGGCGATGCGAACGAGAACCTGCTCGTCGGTCCCCGCGAGGCCGAGGACGCCGCCGCGATCGAGACGGGGGCCGGAACCCTCGTCGTCAGCACCGACCCGGTCTCGCTGGCCGTCGAGCGCATCGGACGGATCGGCGTCGCGGTCGCCTCCAACGACGTCGCTGCATCGGGTGGCGTGCCGGAATACGTCGTGTCGACGATTCTGCTGCCGGAGCTTGACGAGGACGTGCTCGATACGATCACCCGCCAGTTGCACGCGACGTGCGAACGACTCGGGCTGACGATCGTCGGCGGCCACACCGAATCGGTCGCCGGTCTCGAACGGCCGTTGCTGTCGCTAACCTGTCTGGGATACACCGATCGGTTCGTCTCGACCACGACGGCCACGCCGGGCGATCGCGTGCTCCTCACGAAAGGGGCCGGGATCGAGGCGACGGCGGTGTTGGCGTCCGATTTCCAGGAGCGGATCGACACCGACGAGGACACGTTCGAGCGGGCGCTCTCGTTTTTCGACGAACTGAGCGTCATGGCCGAAGCAGCGGTTTGTACGCCCGTCGCGACCGCGATGCACGACCCGACCGAGGGTGGCGTCCTCGGTGGGCTCGTCGAGATCGCCCGCGCGAGTGACGTCGATCTCGTTCTCGATGGCGATGCGGTGCCGGTCCGCCCGACGACCCGCGAGTTCTGTGCCGCGATGGACGTCGATCCGCTGCGCGTGCTAGGATCGGGTGCGTTGCTCGCGACAGTGCCGGCTGACGAGGCCGCAGGGACTCTCGATGCGCTTGAGGAAGAAGGTATCGCCGCGACCGATATCGGGCACGTCGGGATGGTTTCAGGGAATGCACCGGCGGTCGTTCGTGACGGCCAGCGGCGAACGGAGATGGTTCAGGATGGGATGTACGCGCTTTGGGGGTAG
- a CDS encoding NADP-dependent oxidoreductase, translating into MRAACIHEFGSPDVLSYERTPRPEPHDDEVLVRVRAAGVNPVDCRLRQGLMTQMLADDPFPLVLGMDIAGVVEATGTAVTDFERGDAVFGVNGFPDFGGYAEYATTSTDQLAPMPDALTFVEAAGVPVVARTAWQALFEYADCTAGDRVLIHGAAGGVGHMAVQMATAKGADVIATASGYSERYLRELGVDEFVNYREEEFESVVDPVDIVVDTVGGETQRRSVDVLNEGGVLVSVVGAPADPIAEGRDIAVRAVSGRSEQPALLATIGEAIDDGTLRPTVSTELPLAEVTRAHEIVETEHVRGKLVLDV; encoded by the coding sequence ATGAGAGCTGCCTGTATCCACGAGTTCGGTTCGCCTGACGTCCTCAGCTACGAGCGTACGCCCCGTCCGGAGCCCCACGACGACGAGGTCCTGGTTCGTGTTCGTGCCGCGGGCGTCAACCCGGTCGATTGCCGGCTTCGGCAGGGGCTGATGACGCAGATGCTCGCCGACGATCCCTTTCCGCTCGTTCTCGGGATGGATATCGCGGGTGTCGTCGAAGCAACCGGTACGGCCGTCACCGACTTCGAGCGCGGCGACGCGGTGTTCGGCGTCAACGGCTTCCCCGACTTCGGTGGCTACGCGGAGTACGCGACGACGAGTACCGACCAGCTCGCTCCGATGCCCGACGCGCTCACGTTCGTTGAGGCCGCCGGCGTACCGGTCGTCGCACGGACCGCCTGGCAGGCCCTGTTCGAGTACGCCGACTGCACTGCCGGCGATCGAGTGCTGATCCACGGGGCGGCCGGTGGTGTCGGCCACATGGCCGTCCAAATGGCCACAGCAAAGGGAGCCGACGTGATCGCTACCGCCTCGGGATACAGCGAGCGCTATCTCCGCGAGCTAGGGGTCGACGAGTTCGTGAACTACCGCGAGGAGGAATTCGAATCGGTCGTCGATCCCGTCGACATCGTGGTCGATACCGTCGGCGGCGAGACTCAACGTCGCTCGGTCGACGTGCTCAATGAGGGTGGCGTGCTCGTCTCGGTCGTCGGTGCTCCCGCCGATCCGATCGCCGAGGGCCGCGATATCGCCGTGCGAGCGGTGAGCGGCCGCTCGGAACAGCCCGCGCTCCTCGCCACGATCGGCGAGGCGATCGACGATGGAACGCTGCGCCCGACGGTCAGCACCGAACTCCCGCTCGCGGAGGTGACGCGTGCCCACGAGATTGTCGAAACGGAGCACGTCCGTGGCAAGCTCGTTCTCGACGTCTGA